The Hymenobacter oligotrophus genome segment GTCATTACGCTGACGCTTATCGTGTCGGCGTTGTGCGTTTACTTCCTCTACTTCACGTTCGTGTCGAGGCGCGTGCAGGACGATGCCGTCCGCTACGCCTCGCGCAACGGTGTGGTCGATCAGGCCAAGCGCCAGCGTTACCTCGACTCGGTGTGGCGCGCCCCGGTAACCAACGTACTTGGTGCCGAATACACGTACCGCGACGTGCGCGCTTCGGAGCTGGGCCTCGGCCTCGACCTGAAGGGTGGCATGCACGTAACCCTGGAAGTATCGCCGGTGGAGATTGTGCGCGCCATGGCGGGCAACTCCAAAGACCCCAAGTTCAACGAAGCCCTGCGCCGTGCTCAGGAGCTGCGAAAGCAAAACCCGAGCACTTCGTTCACGGCACTGTTCGCGCAGTCGTTCCGCGAGGTGGCGCCCGGCGACCGGCTGGCCCGCATTTTCGCCAACACCACCAACCGCAGCCGCGGCCTCGACGCCAGCTCGGCGGATGATAAAGTGCTGCGCGTAATCGACGCCGAAGTGGAAGAGGCCATTGAGCGAGCCTTCCGCATCCTGCGTACCCGCGTCGATAAGTTCGGCGTAAACCAGCCCAACATTCAGCGCGTGAAGGGCACCGGCCGCATTCAGATTGAATTGCCCGGTGTGGATAACCCCGACCGCGTACGCAAACTGCTCCAGGGCCAAGCCAAGCTCGAGTTCTGGGAAGTGTGGCGCCAAGACGAGTTCCTGCCCTACCTGCAGCAGCTCGACGAAGTGCTGAAGGCCAAGGAAGCCCTAGGTGGCAAAGCCGCCACTACGGCCGCGGCAACCCCGGCTGCCAACGATACGGCTGCCACGGCCGCCGCTGCAACGCCCGCCGACACCACCTCGCTGGCCAGCCAGCTGGCCAAGAAGAAGCCCGCCGGCGCTACCGCCGACTCGGCCCAAACGGCGCAGCAAGCCGGTTCGGGTTTGGCTAAGCTCTTCACCATGCCCGGTGCGCTGGGTGCCAACATCCGCGACACGGCCCGCGTGAATGCCGTGCTTCGCTCGCCCGAAGTACGCGCCGTAATGCCCCCGAACCTCGCGTTCCTGTGGGATGTGAAGCCCACCGTTATCGAAGGCCAGGAGTACCTGCAGCTCAACGCCATCCGCAAATCGGTTGAGGCTACCGCGCCCCTAGGTGGCGAGGTGGTATCGGATGCCCGCCAGGACTACGACCAGGGCGGCCGCCCCGAGGTATCGATGCAGATGAACCCGAACGGTGCCAAAAAGTGGCAGCGCCTCACGGCTGCCAACATCGGCCGCCAGGTAGCCATCGTGCTCGACGATTACGTGTACTCGGCGCCGGTGGTGCAGTCGGAAATTGCCGGCGGCAACTCGAGCATCTCGGGCAACTTCACCATCGAAGAAGCCCAGGACTTGGCCAACGTACTGAAGGCCGGTAAACTGCCCGCCCCCACGCGCATCGTGGAAGAAGCCGTAGTAGGTCCGTCGCTGGGCCAAGAGGCTATCAACCAGGGCTTGTACTCGTCGCTGGCGGGTCTGGTGATTATCATGCTGTTCATGGCCGTGTACTACGGCCGCGCCGGTTTGGTAGCCGATGCCGCGCTGCTCTTCAACATGTTCCTGATTCTGGGCGTACTGGCCCAATTCAGCACGGCCCTTACGCTGCCCGGCATTGCCGGTATGGTGCTCGTAATCGGTACTTCGGTCGACGCCAACGTACTGATCTTCGAACGCATCCGCGAAGAACTCAACCACGGCCTGCAGGTGAAGGATGCCATCAACAAAGGCTACTCGCGTGCTTTCTCGGCCATCTTCGACTCGAACGTTACCACGC includes the following:
- the secDF gene encoding protein translocase subunit SecDF, with protein sequence MRNKGLVITLTLIVSALCVYFLYFTFVSRRVQDDAVRYASRNGVVDQAKRQRYLDSVWRAPVTNVLGAEYTYRDVRASELGLGLDLKGGMHVTLEVSPVEIVRAMAGNSKDPKFNEALRRAQELRKQNPSTSFTALFAQSFREVAPGDRLARIFANTTNRSRGLDASSADDKVLRVIDAEVEEAIERAFRILRTRVDKFGVNQPNIQRVKGTGRIQIELPGVDNPDRVRKLLQGQAKLEFWEVWRQDEFLPYLQQLDEVLKAKEALGGKAATTAAATPAANDTAATAAAATPADTTSLASQLAKKKPAGATADSAQTAQQAGSGLAKLFTMPGALGANIRDTARVNAVLRSPEVRAVMPPNLAFLWDVKPTVIEGQEYLQLNAIRKSVEATAPLGGEVVSDARQDYDQGGRPEVSMQMNPNGAKKWQRLTAANIGRQVAIVLDDYVYSAPVVQSEIAGGNSSISGNFTIEEAQDLANVLKAGKLPAPTRIVEEAVVGPSLGQEAINQGLYSSLAGLVIIMLFMAVYYGRAGLVADAALLFNMFLILGVLAQFSTALTLPGIAGMVLVIGTSVDANVLIFERIREELNHGLQVKDAINKGYSRAFSAIFDSNVTTLIIAVILGFFGTGPVQNFAVTLGIGVFTSFLSAVFVSRLIIEWLTKGKESTAITFSTFLSRKLFQGVNFDIVGKRKIAYLASTVYIIIGFVLMAVQGGPNLGVDFRGGRAYIVDFGKVEPADKVRSALLDDFQNAGTEVKTYGAANRLRITTGYLAEDESAEADNKVQQALLNGLKEFGADNPQIRSTSKVGATIADDIKKTSVLSLGLTLLAIFVYVLFRFEKWQYSMAAVVALFHDALFVIATYPIARALGVNYEMDQVFVAAVLTVLGYSMNDTVVIYDRIREYLHENPKLTFAQVVNPALNSTFSRTMITATTVLLVVVVLYIFGGETLRSFSFAMIVGMIIGTYSSLFIAAPLILDTYGRKEKDRLSEGSETGAPKLSTAVQ